One window of the Triticum dicoccoides isolate Atlit2015 ecotype Zavitan chromosome 3B, WEW_v2.0, whole genome shotgun sequence genome contains the following:
- the LOC119276656 gene encoding peptidyl-prolyl cis-trans isomerase G isoform X1, whose protein sequence is MDLQIVGRHALLFDDDAAAEVVNSGGSLVPWSAAGAADLLLDRHDVRHLLDRVPPRSNRAYSVALLSTPSPDGVSEAELDRERFLDLTADVGTGDASPSGNGTDTGQAGYNAVAFSYGGPAGSDDPNDSVSSYRPSFPVPESLLNKLPPSEKVHQIIARTALFVSEHGGQSEIVLRVKQGNNPTFGFLMPDHHLHSYFRYIVDHPQLLKDGSDADTNKGNKIVMGESEIAASSSGALSLLGAVYESGDEDEGVLPASSKGKDPGNEALHDNAHKGSSFLVHDNEVKKDQTVTIEASTLVKDKPIFTKKNPTIAGNSIVAAQREKVKDATTVLTTSTKSDNSKLGVSDTKEMILEPPSILKGTMEKIVEFILRNGKEFEQKLIEQDRMTGRFPFLLPSNPYHSYYLKMLQETQESKSRGGASEHRDRRSSSERQDRRSSSERRDRRSSERKDRRSMERKDRSSSDLRDSGHDKEVTKSKGRGSANKDSSTSDRTSAEPSQKQLSDKQGEGKFQLVTGGAKKELPRTVTADEAAAIVMAATRGLGPANPQPNTLKDTVDIRHIQGSGAVSKPASNSEPGISVTSSDQLKKEGIGIIDDDWITNTIAKAVAVAASKEADSSEASMTNEQKLKAERLRRAKMFTSIIKGGGNKNDLVTQEITNESARAAPANSNLPVPPEPLASEREGSSVHFEREGSSLRFEREGSSVRFEREGSNMIKQEKDSDDEQNRARKYRKHHPESDEDKHDLEEGSYKHSRKRHRSERSRGHSKDAHKRKHKHHSKEREYRDHSSSEDELRSSKSRHRHRDDHHYAEDDEHRRHRRSHRSGSKRKHKDDGDLNEQTLGRAEASQSTPEHRHGSEQPPSDTAQSSQAATQVPDELKAKIRAMLLETL, encoded by the exons ATGGATCTGCAGATCGTGGGACGGCACGCGTTGCTCTTTGACGACGACGCGGCGGCGGAGGTCGTAAACTCCGGCGGCTCCCTCGTCCCCTGGTCCGCCGCCGGCGCGGCCGATCTCCTCCTTGACCGCCACGACGTCCGCCACCTTCTCGACCGCGTCCCTCCTCGTTCAAACCGCGCCTACTCCGTGGCCCTCCTCTCCACCCCCTCTCCCGACGGCGTGTCCGAGGCCGAGCTTGACCGCGAGCGcttcctcgacctcaccgccgacgTCGGCACCGGAGACGCGTCTCCTTCAG GAAACGGGACAGATACTGGGCAGGCCGGTTATAATGCCGTCGCTTTCTCATACGGGGGACCTGCTGGTTCTGATGATCCGAATGATTCAGTCTCTTCTTATCGCCCATCTTTTCCTGTGCCAGAAAGCCTGTTGAATAAGCTG CCTCCCTCCGAGAAGGTGCATCAGATAATTGCAAGAACTGCTCTATTTGTCAGTGAGCATGGGGGACAATCAGAGATTGTGTTAAGGGTGAAGCAGGGAAATAATCCAACATTTGGGTTCTTGATGCCTGACCATCATCTCCACAGCTACTTCCGCTACATTGTTGATCATCCTCAGCTGTTGAAAGATGGCTCTGATGCTGACACCAATAAAGGCAACAAAATTGTTATGGGTGAGAGTGAGATTGCTGCCTCGTCAAGCGGAGCTTTATCATTGCTTGGGGCCGTCTATGAGTCTGGAGATGAGGATGAAGGCGTGCTTCCAGCTAGTTCAAAAGGCAAGGATCCtggaaatgaagctttgcatgacaatGCCCACAAAGGCTCATCATTCCTTGTACATGACAACGAAGTGAAAAAAGATCAGACAGTAACAATAGAAGCATCCACTTTAGTAAAGGATAAACCTATTTTCACCAAGAAGAACCCAACAATTGCTGGAAACAGCATTGTTGCTGCTCAGCGGGAGAAGGTTAAAGATGCCACGACAGTGTTAACCACTTCTACCAAGTCTGACAACTCTAAATTAGGTGTGTCTGACACAAAAGAAATGATACTGGAACCACCATCCATTTTGAAGGGCACAATGGAGAAAATAGTCGAGTTTATTCTCAGGAACGGGAAGGAGTTTGAACAAAAGCTCATTGAGCAAGACAGGATGACAGGGAGGTTTCCATTTCTTCTGCCGTCTAATCCATATCACTCTTACTATCTCAAGATGCTTCAGGAAACCCAAGAG TCCAAGTCCCGTGGTGGTGCTTCAGAGCACAGAGACAGAAGGAGCTCTTCAGAGCGCCAAGACAGGAGGAGTTCTTCAGAGCGCAGAGACAGGAGGAGTTCAGAACGTAAAGACAGAAGGTCCATGGAGCGCAAAGATAGAAGTTCTTCAGACCTCCGAGACAGTGGCCACGACAAGGAAGTAACTAAAAGCAAGGGACGGGGAAGTGCTAACAAGGACTCAAGCACTTCTGATAGAACCTCCGCGGAACCATCACAGAAGCAGCTTTCTGACAAACAAGGGGAGGGGAAGTTCCAGTTGGTCACTGGTGGTGCCAAGAAGGAACTTCCTCGGACGGTCACTGCAGATGAAGCTGCTGCTATTGTTATGGCGGCTACTCGTGGACTGGGGCCTGCCAATCCTCAACCTAACACGCTAAAAGACACGGTTGACATTCGCCATATACAGGGCTCAGGTGCAGTGTCCAAACCTGCTTCAAATAGTGAGCCTGGCATATCAGTCACAAGTAGTGATCAGCTAAAGAAGGAAGGTATTGGAATTATCGATGATGATTGGATCACAAATACAATCGCAAAAGCAGTTGCTGTTGCCGCCTCTAAAGAGGCAGATTCTTCTGAAGCTTCCATGACAAATGAGCAGAAGCTGAAGGCTGAGAGGCTTCGGCGTGCAAAGATGTTCACTTCAATTATTAAGGGTGGTGGCAACAAGAATGATCTGGTGACACAGGAGATAACTAATGAATCTGCAAGGGCCGCTCCTGCTAATTCGAACCTCCCCGTGCCTCCAGAACCTTTGGCTAGTGAACGGGAAGGTAGCTCTGTGCATTTTGAACGGGAAGGTAGCTCTCTGCGTTTTGAACGGGAAGGTAGCTCTGTGCGTTTCGAACGGGAAGGTTCGAATATGATCAAGCAGGAGAAAGACTCTGATGACGAGCAGAACAGGGCACGCAAGTACAGAAAGCATCATCCAGAATCCGATGAGGACAAACATGATTTGGAGGAGGGAAGTTATAAACACTCAAGGAAGAGGCATCGTTCGGAGCGTTCAAGAGGCCACAGTAAGGATGCACACAAACGTAAGCACAAGCATCACTCCAAGGAAAGGGAGTATAGGGATCATAGCTCTTCGGAAGATGAGCTACGCAGTTCCAAGTCAAGGCATCGACATAGGGACGATCATCACTACGCTGAAGATGACGAGCATAGGAGGCACCGGAGGAGCCATCGCTCTGGTTCCAAAAGGAAACACAAGGATGACGGAGATCTCAATGAGCAAACTCTTGGCCGCGCTGAAGCCTCCCAAAGCACGCCTGAGCACAGGCATGGATCAGAGCAGCCCCCTAGCGACACTGCTCAATCTTCGCAGGCGGCAACTCAGGTCCCAGATGAGCTGAAGGCGAAAATTAGGGCGATGCTATTAGAGACACTGTAA
- the LOC119276656 gene encoding peptidyl-prolyl cis-trans isomerase G isoform X2, with protein sequence MSISDGWSRDEVPTSDPHCFLTIYLDVRNRQPPSEKVHQIIARTALFVSEHGGQSEIVLRVKQGNNPTFGFLMPDHHLHSYFRYIVDHPQLLKDGSDADTNKGNKIVMGESEIAASSSGALSLLGAVYESGDEDEGVLPASSKGKDPGNEALHDNAHKGSSFLVHDNEVKKDQTVTIEASTLVKDKPIFTKKNPTIAGNSIVAAQREKVKDATTVLTTSTKSDNSKLGVSDTKEMILEPPSILKGTMEKIVEFILRNGKEFEQKLIEQDRMTGRFPFLLPSNPYHSYYLKMLQETQESKSRGGASEHRDRRSSSERQDRRSSSERRDRRSSERKDRRSMERKDRSSSDLRDSGHDKEVTKSKGRGSANKDSSTSDRTSAEPSQKQLSDKQGEGKFQLVTGGAKKELPRTVTADEAAAIVMAATRGLGPANPQPNTLKDTVDIRHIQGSGAVSKPASNSEPGISVTSSDQLKKEGIGIIDDDWITNTIAKAVAVAASKEADSSEASMTNEQKLKAERLRRAKMFTSIIKGGGNKNDLVTQEITNESARAAPANSNLPVPPEPLASEREGSSVHFEREGSSLRFEREGSSVRFEREGSNMIKQEKDSDDEQNRARKYRKHHPESDEDKHDLEEGSYKHSRKRHRSERSRGHSKDAHKRKHKHHSKEREYRDHSSSEDELRSSKSRHRHRDDHHYAEDDEHRRHRRSHRSGSKRKHKDDGDLNEQTLGRAEASQSTPEHRHGSEQPPSDTAQSSQAATQVPDELKAKIRAMLLETL encoded by the exons ATGTCTATTTCAGATGGTTGGAGCAGAGATGAAGTTCCTACTAGTGATCCACATTGTTTCCTTACGATCTATCTTGACGTAAGGAATAGGCAG CCTCCCTCCGAGAAGGTGCATCAGATAATTGCAAGAACTGCTCTATTTGTCAGTGAGCATGGGGGACAATCAGAGATTGTGTTAAGGGTGAAGCAGGGAAATAATCCAACATTTGGGTTCTTGATGCCTGACCATCATCTCCACAGCTACTTCCGCTACATTGTTGATCATCCTCAGCTGTTGAAAGATGGCTCTGATGCTGACACCAATAAAGGCAACAAAATTGTTATGGGTGAGAGTGAGATTGCTGCCTCGTCAAGCGGAGCTTTATCATTGCTTGGGGCCGTCTATGAGTCTGGAGATGAGGATGAAGGCGTGCTTCCAGCTAGTTCAAAAGGCAAGGATCCtggaaatgaagctttgcatgacaatGCCCACAAAGGCTCATCATTCCTTGTACATGACAACGAAGTGAAAAAAGATCAGACAGTAACAATAGAAGCATCCACTTTAGTAAAGGATAAACCTATTTTCACCAAGAAGAACCCAACAATTGCTGGAAACAGCATTGTTGCTGCTCAGCGGGAGAAGGTTAAAGATGCCACGACAGTGTTAACCACTTCTACCAAGTCTGACAACTCTAAATTAGGTGTGTCTGACACAAAAGAAATGATACTGGAACCACCATCCATTTTGAAGGGCACAATGGAGAAAATAGTCGAGTTTATTCTCAGGAACGGGAAGGAGTTTGAACAAAAGCTCATTGAGCAAGACAGGATGACAGGGAGGTTTCCATTTCTTCTGCCGTCTAATCCATATCACTCTTACTATCTCAAGATGCTTCAGGAAACCCAAGAG TCCAAGTCCCGTGGTGGTGCTTCAGAGCACAGAGACAGAAGGAGCTCTTCAGAGCGCCAAGACAGGAGGAGTTCTTCAGAGCGCAGAGACAGGAGGAGTTCAGAACGTAAAGACAGAAGGTCCATGGAGCGCAAAGATAGAAGTTCTTCAGACCTCCGAGACAGTGGCCACGACAAGGAAGTAACTAAAAGCAAGGGACGGGGAAGTGCTAACAAGGACTCAAGCACTTCTGATAGAACCTCCGCGGAACCATCACAGAAGCAGCTTTCTGACAAACAAGGGGAGGGGAAGTTCCAGTTGGTCACTGGTGGTGCCAAGAAGGAACTTCCTCGGACGGTCACTGCAGATGAAGCTGCTGCTATTGTTATGGCGGCTACTCGTGGACTGGGGCCTGCCAATCCTCAACCTAACACGCTAAAAGACACGGTTGACATTCGCCATATACAGGGCTCAGGTGCAGTGTCCAAACCTGCTTCAAATAGTGAGCCTGGCATATCAGTCACAAGTAGTGATCAGCTAAAGAAGGAAGGTATTGGAATTATCGATGATGATTGGATCACAAATACAATCGCAAAAGCAGTTGCTGTTGCCGCCTCTAAAGAGGCAGATTCTTCTGAAGCTTCCATGACAAATGAGCAGAAGCTGAAGGCTGAGAGGCTTCGGCGTGCAAAGATGTTCACTTCAATTATTAAGGGTGGTGGCAACAAGAATGATCTGGTGACACAGGAGATAACTAATGAATCTGCAAGGGCCGCTCCTGCTAATTCGAACCTCCCCGTGCCTCCAGAACCTTTGGCTAGTGAACGGGAAGGTAGCTCTGTGCATTTTGAACGGGAAGGTAGCTCTCTGCGTTTTGAACGGGAAGGTAGCTCTGTGCGTTTCGAACGGGAAGGTTCGAATATGATCAAGCAGGAGAAAGACTCTGATGACGAGCAGAACAGGGCACGCAAGTACAGAAAGCATCATCCAGAATCCGATGAGGACAAACATGATTTGGAGGAGGGAAGTTATAAACACTCAAGGAAGAGGCATCGTTCGGAGCGTTCAAGAGGCCACAGTAAGGATGCACACAAACGTAAGCACAAGCATCACTCCAAGGAAAGGGAGTATAGGGATCATAGCTCTTCGGAAGATGAGCTACGCAGTTCCAAGTCAAGGCATCGACATAGGGACGATCATCACTACGCTGAAGATGACGAGCATAGGAGGCACCGGAGGAGCCATCGCTCTGGTTCCAAAAGGAAACACAAGGATGACGGAGATCTCAATGAGCAAACTCTTGGCCGCGCTGAAGCCTCCCAAAGCACGCCTGAGCACAGGCATGGATCAGAGCAGCCCCCTAGCGACACTGCTCAATCTTCGCAGGCGGCAACTCAGGTCCCAGATGAGCTGAAGGCGAAAATTAGGGCGATGCTATTAGAGACACTGTAA